The Halorussus salinus genome includes a region encoding these proteins:
- a CDS encoding S9 family peptidase: MPDSLELEDFYDLTLVTDLAVSPDAEEVAFVADEFDRQEDERRTSLFVAPTDGSREPHRLSRASDASAPAWSPDGSKLAFAAARDTDAEIAVTRSGDDAADTDDATDADDAEEGATDDEPKPQIWAFDLERGGDARQLTDFEEGVRGFDWGPEGDRLVVAARDPTDDQREYLAARRDEDGPIETERLQHKFDGQGWLDDVTTYLFVVDYETREATRLDDAYSGGGAREPATGLSPAWSPGVSGRSADGDASDSSGDGRIAFLSNRTDRPDDNYVMDLYTIAPDGSDCRKVTDSDLTASRPRWHPDGDRLAFVGGDPENAYRPSEVYVADVSDDSSDYDSWSSDLDRTVARYGELGWHGDDCYAAVGDEGLTRLVRFSEGGAGEAGATRAAVPERTFEEQGRDRTIEGFDLRGDRAVVLLSDPEEGTDLHALDAGDLASESGDATELTRLTALNDDLLADRHTPECRRVTFESEGEEIEALAYLPDEFDPEDPDPRPVVASIHGGPVSYDAPTFSFEFAHFTGQGYVVLRTNYRGSSSYGREFSEQIRGEWGPRETADVLAGVEELVARGWADPERLFATGFSYGGITTGYLVAESDRFAAAAAEHGVYDFRSAFGTDDSHVWWENDFGLPWENEEGYDAASSIRDVGNVETPLLVTAGGEDWRCPPSQSEQLYVSVKKQGVPARLVVYPDEHHNIGDPDRAVHRLQELTDWFERHDPDA; the protein is encoded by the coding sequence ATGCCAGACTCATTGGAACTCGAAGACTTCTACGACCTGACGCTCGTGACCGACCTCGCGGTCTCGCCCGACGCCGAGGAGGTCGCGTTCGTCGCCGACGAGTTCGACCGGCAGGAGGACGAGCGTCGAACCTCCCTCTTCGTCGCGCCGACCGACGGCTCGCGCGAGCCACATCGTCTCTCGCGGGCGTCCGACGCGAGCGCGCCAGCGTGGAGTCCCGACGGCTCGAAGCTCGCCTTCGCGGCGGCGCGGGACACCGACGCCGAAATCGCCGTGACGCGTTCCGGAGACGACGCGGCGGACACGGACGACGCGACGGACGCGGACGACGCCGAGGAGGGAGCGACCGACGACGAGCCGAAGCCCCAAATCTGGGCATTCGACCTCGAACGGGGCGGCGACGCGCGCCAACTCACCGACTTCGAGGAGGGCGTGCGCGGCTTCGACTGGGGACCGGAGGGCGACCGACTCGTGGTCGCGGCCCGCGACCCGACCGACGACCAGCGCGAGTACTTGGCGGCCCGGCGCGACGAGGACGGCCCTATCGAGACCGAGCGACTCCAGCACAAGTTCGACGGACAGGGGTGGCTGGACGACGTGACGACTTACCTCTTCGTCGTGGACTACGAGACCCGCGAGGCGACTCGCCTCGACGACGCCTACAGCGGCGGCGGCGCGCGCGAACCGGCCACCGGCTTGAGTCCCGCGTGGTCGCCCGGCGTCTCCGGTCGCTCCGCTGACGGAGACGCGTCCGACTCGTCCGGCGACGGTCGCATCGCGTTCCTCTCGAACCGGACCGACCGCCCCGACGACAACTACGTGATGGACCTCTACACCATCGCGCCCGACGGGAGCGACTGCCGGAAAGTCACCGATTCAGACCTAACCGCGAGTCGGCCGCGCTGGCATCCCGACGGCGACCGCCTCGCGTTCGTCGGCGGCGACCCCGAGAACGCGTATCGGCCCTCGGAGGTGTACGTGGCGGATGTTTCGGACGATTCGTCCGACTACGACTCGTGGTCGAGCGACCTCGACCGGACCGTCGCGCGCTACGGCGAACTCGGGTGGCACGGTGACGACTGCTACGCCGCGGTCGGCGACGAGGGCCTGACCCGACTCGTCCGATTCTCCGAGGGCGGTGCAGGCGAGGCGGGCGCGACCCGAGCGGCCGTCCCGGAGCGAACCTTCGAGGAGCAGGGCCGCGACCGAACTATCGAAGGATTCGACCTCCGAGGAGACCGGGCGGTCGTCCTCCTCTCGGACCCCGAGGAGGGCACGGACCTCCACGCGCTCGACGCCGGGGACCTCGCTTCCGAGTCGGGCGATGCGACCGAACTCACTCGCCTCACCGCGCTCAACGACGACCTCCTCGCGGACCGCCACACGCCCGAGTGTCGCCGCGTCACGTTCGAGTCCGAGGGCGAGGAAATCGAGGCGCTGGCGTACCTCCCCGACGAGTTCGACCCCGAGGACCCCGACCCGCGACCGGTCGTCGCCTCGATTCACGGGGGTCCGGTCTCCTACGACGCGCCGACGTTCTCCTTCGAGTTCGCCCACTTCACCGGGCAGGGGTACGTCGTCCTCCGGACGAACTACCGGGGGAGTTCGTCGTACGGCCGCGAGTTCAGCGAGCAGATTCGCGGCGAGTGGGGACCGCGCGAGACCGCCGACGTGCTGGCTGGCGTCGAGGAGCTAGTCGCCCGCGGGTGGGCCGACCCCGAGCGCCTGTTCGCCACCGGCTTCTCCTACGGCGGCATCACGACGGGCTACCTCGTCGCGGAATCGGACCGGTTCGCGGCCGCGGCGGCCGAACACGGCGTCTACGACTTCCGGTCGGCGTTCGGCACCGACGACAGTCACGTCTGGTGGGAGAACGACTTCGGCCTGCCGTGGGAGAACGAGGAGGGCTACGACGCCGCGTCGAGCATCCGCGACGTGGGGAACGTCGAGACGCCCCTGCTGGTCACGGCTGGCGGCGAGGACTGGCGGTGTCCGCCCTCCCAGAGCGAACAGCTCTACGTCAGCGTCAAGAAGCAGGGCGTGCCCGCCAGACTGGTCGTCTACCCCGACGAACACCACAACATCGGCGACCCCGACCGCGCCGTCCACCGGTTGCAAGAACTGACCGACTGGTTCGAGCGCCACGACCCCGACGCGTAG
- a CDS encoding HalOD1 output domain-containing protein, whose amino-acid sequence MNRDTGDLTKRAPSLDRDGRAAYQIVSNDLDVSTAIVEAVTEVTDCDRLADECVLYDVVDPDALNRLFENRDGGATGPTGHVVFGLNGCRVEVRANGDHVVYEPDAGGDSSASAAQSA is encoded by the coding sequence ATGAACCGGGATACAGGAGACCTCACGAAACGTGCGCCGTCGCTCGACCGGGACGGGCGCGCGGCGTACCAGATAGTATCGAACGACTTAGACGTTAGCACGGCCATCGTGGAGGCCGTGACCGAAGTGACCGACTGCGACCGCCTCGCCGACGAGTGCGTCCTCTACGACGTGGTGGACCCGGACGCGCTGAATCGCCTCTTCGAGAACCGCGACGGCGGCGCGACGGGACCCACGGGCCACGTCGTCTTCGGACTCAACGGCTGTCGGGTCGAAGTCCGCGCGAACGGCGACCACGTGGTCTACGAACCCGACGCCGGTGGGGACTCGTCGGCGTCCGCGGCCCAGTCGGCCTGA